The Anaerotignum faecicola genome contains a region encoding:
- a CDS encoding transposon-transfer assisting family protein — MGNFTFEEMNLMCIYNTGSRTGLIDSLREMRGELSPEETELRELTDSALTKLCAMTDEDFAQLELYPDFDQ; from the coding sequence ATGGGAAACTTTACTTTTGAAGAAATGAACCTGATGTGCATTTACAATACCGGCAGCCGCACCGGATTGATCGACAGCCTGCGTGAAATGCGCGGCGAACTATCACCGGAGGAAACGGAACTGAGGGAGCTGACCGACAGCGCCCTTACGAAGCTCTGTGCGATGACCGATGAGGACTTTGCCCAGCTGGAGCTGTACCCGGATTTTGACCAGTAA
- a CDS encoding TnpV protein, with the protein MNNPMTYIQNGDYLIPDLKLSQQPEKPLGKYGRMRKTYLKEHRPILYNQMLLSEKLYPHLLEIDETAQNRLEQMMPQLAKEAGATEELKASDPMKWVGLMNTCKAQAEEILMAELINS; encoded by the coding sequence ATGAACAATCCCATGACCTACATCCAGAACGGAGACTATCTGATTCCCGACCTGAAGCTGAGCCAGCAGCCGGAGAAACCCCTGGGCAAGTACGGCAGGATGAGGAAAACCTATCTGAAGGAACACCGTCCCATCCTCTACAACCAGATGCTGCTGAGCGAGAAGCTGTACCCGCACCTTCTGGAGATCGACGAGACCGCCCAGAACAGACTGGAGCAGATGATGCCCCAGCTGGCGAAGGAAGCGGGAGCCACCGAGGAACTGAAAGCCAGCGATCCCATGAAGTGGGTGGGGCTGATGAACACCTGCAAAGCCCAGGCAGAGGAGATCCTGATGGCGGAGCTTATCAACAGCTGA
- a CDS encoding alpha/beta hydrolase, giving the protein MKTVLLHGLGQTAQDWKEVVQQLSISDVDCPELFSSTEDEISYLKILGDLEQRYSEVKEPLRICGLSLGALLAIDFAIRHEEKVASLVLIGAQYKVPSLLIDFQNLIFRCMPNKAFESMGLSKSSTIKLAHSMRSLDFTVQLNNILCPVTILCGKKDTANLKASKQLKELLPQATLHIVPNAGHELNKYAPNTIAEILNN; this is encoded by the coding sequence ATGAAAACGGTTCTTTTACATGGGTTGGGACAAACTGCACAGGACTGGAAAGAAGTAGTCCAACAACTATCAATTTCCGATGTCGATTGTCCAGAACTTTTTTCTTCAACAGAAGATGAAATATCATATTTGAAGATTTTGGGCGATTTAGAACAGCGGTATTCAGAAGTAAAAGAGCCGCTTCGTATCTGTGGTCTTTCGTTAGGTGCGCTTCTTGCGATTGATTTTGCTATTCGGCATGAGGAAAAAGTGGCTTCGCTGGTTTTGATTGGCGCACAATATAAAGTTCCAAGTTTACTGATAGATTTTCAAAATCTTATCTTCCGTTGTATGCCAAACAAGGCTTTTGAAAGTATGGGACTATCAAAAAGCAGCACCATAAAATTGGCTCACTCTATGCGGTCATTGGATTTTACTGTGCAATTAAACAATATTCTTTGTCCAGTGACAATTTTGTGTGGCAAAAAGGATACTGCCAATCTGAAGGCTTCTAAGCAGCTAAAAGAATTGCTACCACAAGCTACTTTGCACATCGTTCCAAATGCAGGACATGAACTCAATAAATATGCACCAAACACGATTGCAGAGATATTAAATAACTAA
- a CDS encoding YodL domain-containing protein, producing the protein MAENVFEAVKQSVSTREAAAFYGIEVKRNGMACCPFHDDKNPSMKVDQRFHCFGCGADGDVIDFTAKLFDLSPKEAAEKLAQDFGLIYDSQAPPRRKYVRQKTEAQQFREDRQRCYRVLSDYYYLLKKWEADNSPRTPEEEPHPRFVEAIQKKTYVEYLLDLFLYESEEEQKAWIAEHTAEITHLERRLKIMAENKPTNRERLREITDGIEQGIKELFESEKYMRYLSVMSRFHRYSVNNTMLIYMQKPDATLVAGYNKWKDQFERHVKKGEHGITIIAPTPYKKKIEEQKLDPDTKAPILDKDGKIVTEEKEIEIPMFRPVKVFDVSQTDGKPLPELASSLSGNVPNYEAFIEALRRSAPVPITFEAMAADTDGYFSADHQKIAIRQGMSEVQTVSATVHEIAHSKLHNQKKIQIANDEKYQEIELFDKPGLFSNGRIARDTLPEGVYCYDLRGSDYDPGDPIYVEDRVGVNHAGSVILAEPLDLSKEGYLRLTEEEGLNFVGGFSTLAQFLQEQRKDRHTEEVEAESISYAVCKYFGIETGENSFGYIASWSQGKELKELRASLETINKTSGTLISDIERHYKEICKERGIDLHPKEEMTTATSEIQKESETFRYYITKAAADAGVYPFQEGCKVHFTSTLENYEDGKVQAFGYVEYLEKLSPEEIQEYDLTPAGEAVSKEETICYYAAECMEFPNLGEYHDNLSLEEAIRIYQEIPAERMNGIKGIGFELKDGSDYEGPFPILTGQTIDLDTIQAIDYYRDNPLVQKAVKELAAAMPEMEVLGADANQQEALFLIDDATYLHIQPCDSGWDYTLYDAASMKEMDGGQLDMPELSRMKAVLQICDDNDLGKDSVKYAPLSIIETLQEAAYQQMQAEASQMATSSQLPEAQEQALDEYPMPDEQVSTPDMQEYGYSYDGMLPVTRERALELDAAGLTVYVLHEDNTESMVFDPQEIMDHGGLFGVDREEWEKSPQFHEKIMERQEHQQEREQAFLSQNRDCFAIYQVKHTDELRDIRYEGMDWLRSIGQEVKRENYDLVYTAPLEPCNSPQDAVEQLYNQFNNNHPADYHHPSMSVSDIVAIRQDGKVSCHYCDSVGFTQIPGFLPQNPLKNAEMTVEDDYGMIDGIINNGTKEPTVAELEQQARSGQPISLMDLAAATHREEREKKKSVVDQLKSQPKAEHKKTAPKKSAEREI; encoded by the coding sequence ATGGCAGAGAATGTATTTGAAGCAGTCAAGCAGTCGGTCAGCACCAGAGAAGCGGCAGCGTTTTATGGGATCGAGGTCAAACGAAATGGTATGGCCTGCTGTCCTTTTCACGATGATAAGAACCCCAGCATGAAGGTAGACCAGCGGTTCCACTGCTTTGGCTGCGGTGCAGATGGGGATGTGATCGACTTTACCGCAAAGCTCTTTGACCTCTCCCCAAAAGAAGCGGCGGAGAAACTGGCGCAGGACTTTGGCCTGATCTATGACAGTCAGGCCCCTCCCCGCAGGAAGTATGTCCGGCAGAAAACCGAGGCACAGCAGTTTCGTGAGGACCGGCAGCGGTGTTATCGCGTACTGTCCGATTACTACTATCTGCTGAAAAAATGGGAGGCCGACAATTCTCCCAGGACACCGGAGGAAGAACCGCACCCCCGCTTTGTGGAAGCGATCCAGAAGAAAACCTATGTAGAGTACCTGCTGGACCTTTTTCTTTATGAAAGTGAAGAAGAACAAAAGGCATGGATTGCAGAACACACAGCAGAAATCACACACTTGGAAAGGAGATTGAAAATCATGGCTGAGAACAAACCCACCAACCGAGAGCGGCTAAGGGAAATCACAGACGGCATCGAGCAGGGCATCAAGGAACTGTTCGAGAGTGAAAAGTATATGCGCTATCTGTCCGTCATGTCCCGCTTCCACCGCTATTCGGTAAACAATACCATGCTCATCTATATGCAGAAGCCGGACGCCACTTTGGTAGCCGGATACAATAAGTGGAAAGACCAGTTTGAGCGTCATGTAAAAAAGGGCGAGCATGGCATTACCATCATCGCCCCCACACCGTACAAGAAGAAAATCGAGGAGCAGAAACTGGACCCGGATACCAAGGCTCCGATTTTGGATAAAGACGGAAAGATCGTTACAGAGGAAAAAGAAATCGAAATCCCCATGTTCCGCCCTGTCAAGGTCTTTGATGTGAGCCAGACTGACGGGAAACCTTTGCCGGAGCTTGCTTCCTCCCTTTCAGGAAATGTGCCCAATTATGAGGCATTCATAGAGGCTCTGCGCCGCAGTGCGCCGGTGCCGATCACTTTTGAAGCAATGGCCGCCGATACGGACGGCTATTTTTCTGCCGATCATCAGAAAATCGCCATTCGTCAGGGCATGAGTGAGGTGCAGACGGTTTCGGCCACAGTCCACGAGATTGCCCATAGCAAGCTCCACAATCAGAAAAAGATTCAGATTGCCAATGACGAGAAGTATCAGGAGATTGAGCTGTTTGATAAACCCGGTCTGTTTTCCAATGGGCGGATTGCCCGTGATACTCTGCCGGAGGGCGTTTACTGCTACGACCTGCGCGGTTCTGACTATGACCCCGGCGATCCGATTTATGTGGAGGACCGAGTTGGTGTAAATCATGCAGGCTCTGTGATTCTGGCAGAACCCTTAGACCTTTCAAAAGAAGGGTATCTTCGGTTGACCGAGGAAGAAGGGCTGAATTTTGTTGGCGGCTTTTCTACCCTCGCCCAGTTTTTGCAAGAACAGAGGAAAGACCGCCACACGGAGGAAGTGGAGGCTGAAAGCATCTCCTATGCAGTCTGCAAGTATTTTGGCATCGAGACCGGAGAAAACAGCTTCGGCTATATTGCCAGCTGGAGTCAGGGCAAGGAACTGAAAGAACTGAGAGCCAGTTTGGAGACCATCAATAAGACCTCCGGCACTTTGATCTCTGACATTGAGCGCCACTATAAGGAAATCTGCAAAGAGCGTGGGATTGATTTGCACCCCAAAGAAGAAATGACCACTGCCACCTCGGAAATACAAAAAGAGTCCGAAACCTTTCGATATTACATCACAAAGGCGGCGGCTGATGCGGGTGTTTATCCCTTCCAAGAGGGCTGCAAGGTACATTTCACATCAACACTGGAAAACTACGAGGATGGAAAGGTACAGGCATTTGGTTATGTGGAATACCTGGAAAAACTCTCACCGGAAGAAATTCAGGAGTATGACCTTACCCCTGCCGGAGAAGCGGTAAGTAAGGAAGAAACCATTTGTTATTATGCAGCAGAGTGTATGGAGTTTCCAAACCTCGGAGAATACCACGATAACCTGTCTTTGGAGGAAGCAATTCGCATTTATCAGGAGATTCCGGCAGAGCGAATGAACGGGATCAAGGGCATTGGCTTTGAGCTGAAAGATGGAAGCGACTATGAAGGACCTTTTCCGATTTTGACCGGGCAGACCATTGACCTGGATACCATCCAGGCAATCGACTATTACCGTGACAATCCGCTGGTACAGAAAGCGGTAAAGGAACTGGCTGCGGCCATGCCAGAAATGGAGGTGCTGGGGGCGGACGCCAATCAGCAGGAGGCTTTGTTTCTGATCGACGATGCCACCTATCTTCATATCCAGCCCTGTGACAGCGGATGGGACTACACCCTTTACGATGCTGCGTCCATGAAAGAGATGGATGGCGGTCAGCTGGATATGCCGGAGCTTTCCCGCATGAAGGCAGTTCTCCAGATTTGTGATGACAACGATTTGGGCAAAGACTCGGTAAAATACGCACCGTTGTCCATCATTGAGACCTTGCAGGAAGCTGCCTATCAGCAGATGCAGGCAGAGGCCAGTCAGATGGCTACTTCTTCCCAGCTGCCGGAAGCACAGGAGCAGGCACTGGATGAATACCCCATGCCCGATGAGCAGGTCTCCACACCGGATATGCAGGAATATGGCTACTCTTATGACGGGATGCTCCCTGTTACCAGAGAACGGGCGCTGGAACTGGATGCCGCCGGTTTGACCGTCTATGTGCTGCATGAGGACAATACGGAGAGCATGGTGTTTGACCCGCAGGAAATCATGGATCATGGCGGTCTTTTCGGTGTGGATCGTGAGGAATGGGAGAAAAGCCCTCAGTTCCACGAAAAGATCATGGAGCGTCAGGAACATCAGCAGGAACGAGAACAGGCATTTCTCTCCCAGAACAGAGATTGCTTTGCCATCTATCAGGTAAAGCATACCGATGAATTGCGTGACATTCGCTATGAAGGGATGGACTGGCTCCGATCCATCGGGCAGGAAGTAAAGCGTGAAAACTATGATCTGGTCTATACTGCGCCGTTGGAACCCTGCAATTCTCCGCAGGATGCTGTTGAACAGCTTTATAATCAGTTCAACAACAATCATCCGGCAGACTACCACCATCCTTCTATGAGCGTCAGCGACATCGTTGCGATCAGGCAGGACGGTAAGGTATCCTGTCATTACTGTGACAGCGTTGGTTTTACCCAGATCCCTGGATTCTTGCCGCAAAATCCTCTGAAAAATGCGGAGATGACCGTGGAGGACGATTACGGCATGATCGACGGTATCATCAACAATGGCACAAAAGAGCCTACGGTAGCAGAGCTGGAACAGCAGGCCCGAAGCGGTCAGCCTATTTCCCTGATGGATCTGGCAGCCGCCACCCATCGGGAGGAACGGGAAAAGAAAAAATCCGTTGTGGATCAGCTGAAAAGCCAGCCCAAAGCAGAACACAAAAAGACAGCACCCAAAAAGAGTGCGGAAAGGGAGATTTGA
- a CDS encoding immunoglobulin → MKLSLVERETILLYNQAEPMAEVYTHDPRLMEKLELLAKKHPDQITRKDAHNFTVPKRCVSVREPYSAERRKAASERAKAAGYQPPVRKSSS, encoded by the coding sequence ATGAAGCTCTCTTTAGTGGAACGGGAAACCATTCTCCTCTATAACCAGGCAGAACCAATGGCTGAGGTCTACACCCACGATCCCCGTCTGATGGAGAAGCTGGAACTGCTGGCAAAAAAGCACCCCGACCAGATCACCCGAAAGGACGCCCATAACTTTACCGTCCCCAAGCGGTGTGTATCAGTCAGGGAGCCATACAGCGCAGAACGCCGCAAAGCTGCCAGTGAGCGTGCGAAAGCTGCCGGATACCAGCCCCCTGTGAGAAAGTCCAGCAGTTAA
- a CDS encoding TfoX/Sxy family protein has protein sequence MASSKEYLEFILGQLSELEEITYRAMMGEFIIYYRGKIVGGIYDDRLLVKPVKSAISYMPTAPYELPYEGAKEMLLVDEVDNKEFLTGLFHAMYDELPAPKPKKKK, from the coding sequence ATGGCATCAAGCAAGGAATACTTAGAGTTTATTTTAGGGCAGCTATCTGAGTTAGAAGAAATTACTTATCGAGCTATGATGGGAGAATTTATTATTTATTATCGTGGCAAGATTGTAGGCGGTATCTATGATGATAGATTACTTGTTAAACCAGTAAAATCAGCAATTAGTTATATGCCGACAGCTCCGTATGAATTACCTTATGAGGGAGCAAAAGAGATGTTGTTGGTAGATGAAGTTGATAATAAGGAATTTTTGACAGGCTTGTTTCATGCAATGTATGATGAACTGCCAGCCCCAAAACCGAAAAAGAAGAAATAA